In bacterium 336/3, the following proteins share a genomic window:
- a CDS encoding hydrolase TatD, giving the protein MFIDTHAHLYLKEFKNDLSDTVNRSKDAGLEKIYLPNIDVKSIDSMLELELKHPECIATMGLHPCSVKKGFEKELYIIEDWLKKRKFVAIGEMGTDLYWDKTHWKEQVEAFKIQALWAKEYDLPLIIHCRDSMDETIQLIEDLQIEGLRGVFHCFGGTVEQAEKIIALGFYLGIGGVVTFKKSGLDTVLPQINLEHLVLETDSPYLAPVPHRGGRNESSYIPIIAKTIAQIKGVSVEAVAQATTKNAKKMFGEII; this is encoded by the coding sequence ATGTTTATAGACACACATGCTCATTTGTATTTGAAAGAATTTAAAAATGACCTTTCAGATACAGTGAATCGTAGTAAGGACGCAGGGTTAGAGAAAATTTATTTACCCAATATTGATGTAAAAAGCATAGATAGTATGCTTGAATTGGAATTAAAGCATCCAGAATGTATTGCTACAATGGGTTTACACCCTTGTTCTGTGAAAAAAGGTTTTGAAAAAGAACTTTATATTATAGAAGATTGGCTCAAAAAACGAAAATTTGTGGCTATTGGCGAAATGGGTACAGATTTGTATTGGGACAAAACACATTGGAAAGAGCAAGTAGAGGCTTTTAAAATACAAGCTTTGTGGGCTAAAGAATACGATTTACCCCTGATTATTCATTGCAGAGATTCAATGGATGAAACAATCCAGCTTATTGAGGATTTGCAAATAGAAGGGCTCAGAGGAGTATTTCATTGCTTTGGGGGAACAGTAGAACAAGCTGAAAAAATAATTGCATTGGGATTTTATTTAGGGATTGGTGGGGTTGTAACTTTCAAAAAATCAGGTTTAGATACAGTATTGCCACAAATAAACCTTGAACACTTGGTTTTAGAAACAGATAGCCCATATTTAGCACCCGTTCCACATAGAGGTGGACGAAATGAAAGTAGCTATATTCCTATCATTGCCAAAACCATTGCTCAAATAAAAGGTGTGAGTGTGGAAGCTGTGGCACAAGCTACTACCAAAAATGCTAAGAAAATGTTTGGTGAAATTATATAA
- a CDS encoding translation factor (SUA5) has product MISKDLQLAEKLLREGNLVAIPTETVYGLAANALDVKAVAKIFEVKNRPTFDPLIIHTNSIDKINQFVEYIPEQAWLLAQAFWPGSLTLLLSKRDIIPDLVTSGLSRVAVRIPKHTLTLNLLEKLDFPLAAPSANPFGYISPTKAEHVEAQLGNKISLILDGGACEVGIESTIVGFEEGKAIIYRLGGISVETIENVIGSVEIRPHSSSNPNAPGMLESHYAPRKPFFLDNKNALLEKFLPEEIGVLSFFEFKEDFPLENQKILSPNKDFLEAAQNLFSFMRELDQMPIKVIIAELLPEENLGKAINDRLRRAATK; this is encoded by the coding sequence ATGATAAGCAAAGATTTACAATTAGCAGAAAAACTCCTAAGAGAAGGAAATTTGGTAGCCATACCCACTGAAACTGTATATGGGCTTGCTGCCAATGCTTTGGATGTAAAAGCTGTAGCTAAAATCTTTGAAGTCAAAAATAGACCAACATTTGATCCTCTCATTATACATACCAATTCTATTGACAAAATAAACCAATTTGTAGAGTATATTCCTGAGCAAGCATGGTTATTGGCTCAAGCATTTTGGCCTGGTTCACTTACTTTATTACTTTCCAAAAGGGATATTATACCCGATTTGGTTACTTCGGGGCTCTCAAGGGTGGCTGTTCGTATTCCCAAACATACACTAACACTTAATCTATTAGAAAAGCTTGATTTTCCTTTGGCTGCTCCCAGTGCAAACCCTTTTGGGTATATCAGCCCCACCAAAGCCGAGCATGTAGAAGCTCAATTAGGTAATAAAATTTCTTTAATTTTGGATGGCGGAGCTTGTGAAGTAGGTATTGAGTCCACAATTGTTGGTTTTGAAGAAGGAAAAGCTATTATTTATAGATTAGGTGGCATCAGTGTAGAAACCATTGAAAATGTGATAGGTAGTGTAGAAATACGCCCTCATTCCAGCTCCAACCCCAATGCCCCTGGCATGTTAGAAAGCCATTATGCCCCTCGAAAACCTTTTTTCTTGGATAATAAAAATGCTCTTTTAGAGAAATTCCTTCCTGAAGAAATTGGGGTATTATCTTTTTTTGAATTTAAAGAAGATTTTCCTTTGGAGAATCAAAAAATACTATCCCCCAACAAAGACTTTTTAGAAGCAGCTCAAAATCTGTTTTCCTTTATGCGAGAACTCGACCAAATGCCTATAAAAGTCATTATTGCTGAATTATTACCCGAAGAAAATTTAGGCAAAGCCATCAATGATAGGCTTCGTAGAGCTGCCACCAAATAA
- a CDS encoding FeS assembly SUF system protein translates to MEIPDLKEKVLDAIKTVYDPEIPVDVWELGLIYDLKIFPINNVYIQMTLTSPNCPSAEQLPQEVKDKIKAIEGVNDVELELTFDPPYTTEMMSEVAKLELGFM, encoded by the coding sequence ATGGAAATACCTGATTTAAAAGAAAAAGTATTAGACGCTATCAAAACAGTTTATGACCCAGAAATACCTGTTGATGTTTGGGAGTTGGGACTTATTTATGATTTAAAAATATTTCCTATAAACAATGTGTATATACAAATGACTTTGACTTCGCCCAATTGCCCTTCTGCGGAACAATTACCACAAGAAGTAAAAGACAAAATAAAAGCAATAGAAGGGGTAAATGATGTGGAGTTAGAACTTACTTTCGACCCGCCTTATACTACCGAAATGATGAGCGAAGTAGCTAAATTAGAACTGGGCTTTATGTAA